The Methanobrevibacter sp. region ATAGCCAGGTACAATTTATTTTTAATCTTATTTGTTAACCCGGAAGTATGGGCTTCGGCTTCAATTAAATGAATTATGCTTTTGGTAAGTTGTTCCATGTCCTTGTCACCTTTTACCCAAACAAGACCGTTTTGACCAACAACAATTTTACAATGAGTTTTATCTTTAATCATGTTGATCATAGAACCTTTTTTACCAATCAGTCTAGGAACTTTGGTTGGAGCAATATCTACAATGATTCCTCCTTTGAATTTACCCATTCCTCTTCCTTTCAAACCAAGTTTTGCCTTTTTGATTTCATCAACATCGACAACCCTTAAAAATAGAACGTCCCCAATATCATAAACTTTATTGAGTTCTTTTTTCTCACGACCAAACACTTCAAAAGCAGGTAAAATTCCAGAATAAGGTGAATTAATGTCTACATTCCACATTGAGAATCTGACATCGTCAATCTTACCTATTACAACATCTCCTTTCTTAGGAACATATTTGCTTTTGAGAGGAATAACTCTAAT contains the following coding sequences:
- the rrp4 gene encoding exosome complex RNA-binding protein Rrp4, with the protein product MIYVENKDLVIPGQILADDEFYSGRGTFKENGKVCSSLMGLVSLRNKKIRVIPLKSKYVPKKGDVVIGKIDDVRFSMWNVDINSPYSGILPAFEVFGREKKELNKVYDIGDVLFLRVVDVDEIKKAKLGLKGRGMGKFKGGIIVDIAPTKVPRLIGKKGSMINMIKDKTHCKIVVGQNGLVWVKGDKDMEQLTKSIIHLIEAEAHTSGLTNKIKNKLYLAIDGELPPEEEENEFVLEKPKLQNFKEELEEEEREAEEKKDRGDKPNIAEVIEELKRKNKNKKDGGLSYGDSSNSSFILNKK